A single Pseudomonas marvdashtae DNA region contains:
- a CDS encoding beta-ketoacyl synthase chain length factor: MINFNIAQWRAWAPGLESVDDWRAWSRQPVVPPVSDAAPDVSFLPAMQRRRLSRLARMAFSAAWPLAEGRADLPLVFISRHGETPRTFEILKDLAADQPLSPTQFSLSVHNAVIGLWSIMRGETSEMTALAATGDGLEHGMLEAAALLNEGEPAVLLVITEEQPPSVYAHWVDDVPFPYAVGLLLTRGEDWQLALSSPPDPMPGCDWPHALDLVRTLLGNQTTCQHAWKNRLWTWQRNR; this comes from the coding sequence GTGATCAACTTCAATATCGCCCAATGGCGCGCGTGGGCTCCTGGGCTCGAAAGCGTGGACGATTGGCGGGCATGGAGCCGACAACCGGTCGTGCCGCCCGTCAGCGATGCGGCCCCTGACGTATCGTTCCTGCCCGCCATGCAGCGGCGACGCCTAAGCCGCCTGGCCCGCATGGCTTTCAGCGCCGCCTGGCCGCTGGCCGAGGGGCGAGCGGACCTACCGTTGGTCTTTATTTCCCGTCACGGCGAAACCCCACGCACCTTTGAGATTCTCAAGGACCTGGCAGCCGACCAACCCTTGTCGCCCACCCAGTTCAGCTTGTCGGTGCACAACGCCGTCATCGGCCTGTGGTCGATCATGCGCGGCGAAACCAGCGAAATGACCGCTCTGGCCGCGACGGGCGATGGCCTGGAACACGGCATGCTGGAAGCCGCTGCCCTGTTGAACGAAGGCGAGCCCGCGGTGCTGTTGGTCATCACCGAAGAACAACCGCCCAGCGTGTATGCGCACTGGGTCGATGACGTACCGTTTCCCTACGCAGTGGGGCTGCTGCTGACCCGAGGCGAAGATTGGCAACTGGCACTATCCAGCCCGCCAGACCCAATGCCCGGCTGCGACTGGCCCCATGCACTGGATCTGGTGCGTACGCTGCTGGGCAATCAAACCACTTGCCAACATGCCTGGAAGAATCGTCTATGGACCTGGCAACGCAACCGGTGA
- a CDS encoding lysophospholipid acyltransferase family protein, translating into MDLATQPVTGKHRDAYYWRLFATAASFALFGLGGLCLRVLVFPLLNALPGDPRTHRQRARRTVGRLFWFFIRFMARTGVLTYQIDGAEKLGRPGQMIIANHPSLIDVVFLIGLVRDANCVVKQSLWDNPFTRGPLRSTQYISNDGSMDMLDAASDALQDGQCLIVFPEGTRTQPGQAPAFHRGAAAIALRGATILTPVTIKVSPTTLTKAEPWYRIPKRRVHFSFRVGADIDPQAFAALGPAPQASRRLNDFLHHYFIKELAVDERSAP; encoded by the coding sequence ATGGACCTGGCAACGCAACCGGTGACCGGTAAACATCGCGACGCCTATTACTGGCGCCTCTTCGCGACCGCTGCAAGCTTCGCCCTTTTCGGGCTGGGCGGGCTGTGCCTGCGTGTGCTGGTGTTCCCATTGCTCAATGCGTTGCCAGGCGATCCCCGGACCCATCGACAACGGGCCCGCCGCACGGTGGGGCGCCTGTTCTGGTTCTTTATCCGGTTCATGGCCCGTACCGGCGTACTGACCTATCAAATCGACGGCGCGGAGAAACTCGGCCGTCCCGGCCAGATGATCATTGCCAACCATCCGTCGCTGATTGACGTGGTGTTCCTGATCGGGCTGGTGCGCGACGCCAATTGCGTGGTCAAGCAAAGTCTGTGGGACAATCCCTTCACCCGGGGCCCGCTGCGTTCGACGCAATACATCAGCAACGATGGCAGCATGGACATGCTTGACGCCGCCAGCGACGCCCTGCAAGACGGCCAGTGCCTGATTGTCTTCCCCGAAGGCACGCGCACCCAGCCAGGCCAGGCACCGGCCTTTCATCGGGGGGCGGCGGCCATTGCCTTGCGGGGCGCGACAATCCTGACGCCGGTAACGATCAAGGTCAGCCCGACCACCCTGACCAAGGCCGAACCCTGGTATCGGATCCCCAAGCGCCGCGTGCACTTCAGTTTTCGCGTGGGGGCCGATATAGACCCACAGGCGTTCGCCGCGCTGGGCCCCGCGCCGCAGGCCTCGCGCAGGCTCAACGATTTTTTGCATCATTATTTCATCAAGGAGCTCGCCGTAGATGAGCGATCTGCACCGTGA
- a CDS encoding phosphopantetheine-binding protein, whose protein sequence is MSDLHRDIKQLIIDALGLEDISVDNIGDEQTLFGEGLGLDSVDALELGLAIQKQYGIKIDADAKDTRNHFSNVASLAAFVTAKRP, encoded by the coding sequence ATGAGCGATCTGCACCGTGACATCAAACAGCTGATCATCGACGCCCTCGGCCTTGAGGACATTAGCGTCGACAACATCGGCGACGAGCAGACCCTGTTCGGCGAAGGCCTGGGCCTGGACTCGGTGGATGCCCTGGAGCTCGGCCTGGCGATCCAGAAGCAGTACGGCATCAAGATCGACGCCGACGCCAAGGACACCCGTAACCATTTCAGCAATGTGGCAAGCCTTGCGGCCTTCGTCACTGCAAAACGCCCCTGA
- a CDS encoding acyl carrier protein produces MQTRDDIFITLRDALVELFELEPERVTLDSNLYQDLEIDSIDAVDLIDHIKRQTGKKIAAEEFKSVRTVNDVVEAVYRLVQPAA; encoded by the coding sequence ATGCAAACTCGTGACGACATTTTCATTACCCTGCGCGATGCCCTGGTCGAGCTCTTCGAGCTGGAGCCCGAGCGTGTGACGCTGGATTCGAACCTGTACCAGGACCTGGAAATCGACAGCATCGATGCGGTCGACCTGATCGACCACATCAAGCGCCAGACCGGCAAGAAAATCGCCGCCGAGGAATTCAAATCGGTGCGCACCGTCAACGACGTGGTCGAGGCGGTCTATCGACTGGTCCAACCGGCCGCATGA